A window from Streptomyces sp. NBC_00335 encodes these proteins:
- a CDS encoding GlcG/HbpS family heme-binding protein produces the protein MSTPTRTRTAVAPLTTADAETLVAAATAAAEAAGVAVSVTVLDAGGHPLAFRRDDRAVLISGETSTRKAFTALQLDAPTADLVDAVQPGGPFHTLPTALDRPLLFIAGGLPVHRDGRLVGAIGVGGGAPAQDHGFAESALGALA, from the coding sequence ATGTCCACCCCCACCCGCACCCGCACCGCCGTAGCCCCCCTGACCACCGCCGACGCCGAGACGCTCGTCGCCGCCGCCACGGCCGCCGCCGAAGCCGCCGGGGTCGCCGTCAGCGTGACCGTGCTCGACGCGGGCGGCCACCCGCTCGCCTTCCGGCGCGACGACCGGGCCGTCCTGATCTCGGGCGAGACCAGTACCCGCAAGGCCTTCACGGCGCTGCAGCTGGATGCCCCGACCGCCGATCTCGTCGACGCCGTCCAGCCCGGCGGCCCCTTCCACACCCTGCCCACCGCCCTGGACCGGCCGCTGCTGTTCATCGCGGGCGGGCTGCCGGTCCACCGCGACGGCCGGCTCGTCGGAGCCATCGGCGTCGGCGGCGGAGCCCCGGCCCAGGACCACGGCTTCGCCGAGTCGGCGCTCGGCGCCCTCGCCTGA
- a CDS encoding MFS transporter codes for MPLALLALAIGAFGIGTTEFVIMGLLPEVAATYGVSIPTAGFLVTGYALGVVLGAPLMTVLGTRIPRKRMLMLLMGLFIVGNVVSALAPAFGVMLAGRVVASLAHGAFFGIGAVVAAELVAPEKKAGAIAMMFTGLTVANVVGVPLGTLVGQHLGWRVTFLIVASLGLLGLLGIARLVPDLPRPEGVRIRHELAAFRNVQVLLAMGMTVLGFGGVFAAITYITPMMTNVAGFADTSVTWLLVLLGLGMVAGNLVGGRFADRALMPMLYTSLGALAVVLAAFTLTAHTRAGAAVTLFLIGALGFATVPPLQKRVLDQAAGAPTLASAVNIGAFNLGNALAAWLGGLVIAAGLGWTAPNWVGAALAASALALALVSGALERRTGTRAGGEGGSRVIAAGAPTVTAAAVPARH; via the coding sequence ATGCCTCTCGCACTCCTCGCACTCGCCATCGGCGCCTTCGGGATCGGCACCACCGAATTCGTGATCATGGGCCTGCTTCCCGAGGTCGCCGCCACCTACGGCGTCTCGATCCCCACGGCAGGCTTCCTGGTCACCGGCTACGCCCTCGGTGTCGTCCTCGGCGCCCCGCTCATGACCGTCCTCGGCACCCGCATCCCCCGCAAGCGCATGCTGATGCTCCTCATGGGCCTGTTCATCGTGGGCAACGTGGTCTCCGCGCTGGCCCCCGCCTTCGGCGTCATGCTCGCCGGGCGGGTCGTGGCCTCCCTCGCCCACGGCGCCTTCTTCGGCATCGGCGCGGTCGTCGCGGCCGAGCTCGTCGCCCCCGAGAAGAAGGCCGGAGCCATCGCCATGATGTTCACCGGCCTCACCGTGGCCAACGTCGTCGGCGTCCCCCTCGGCACCCTCGTCGGCCAGCACCTCGGCTGGCGCGTCACCTTCCTGATCGTCGCCTCGCTCGGTCTCCTCGGCCTGCTCGGCATCGCCCGGCTCGTCCCCGACCTGCCGCGCCCCGAGGGCGTACGGATCCGCCACGAGCTGGCGGCGTTCCGCAACGTCCAGGTGCTCCTGGCGATGGGGATGACCGTCCTCGGCTTCGGCGGGGTCTTCGCCGCCATCACCTACATCACCCCGATGATGACCAACGTCGCCGGATTCGCCGACACCTCCGTCACCTGGCTGCTCGTCCTCCTCGGCCTCGGCATGGTCGCGGGCAACCTCGTCGGCGGCCGCTTCGCCGACCGCGCGCTGATGCCGATGCTCTACACCTCCCTGGGTGCGCTCGCCGTGGTCCTGGCCGCCTTCACCCTCACCGCCCACACCCGGGCCGGCGCCGCCGTCACCCTCTTCCTCATCGGGGCCCTCGGCTTCGCCACCGTGCCGCCGCTGCAGAAGCGGGTCCTCGACCAGGCCGCCGGCGCCCCGACCCTGGCCTCCGCCGTCAACATCGGCGCCTTCAACCTCGGCAACGCCCTCGCCGCCTGGCTCGGCGGCCTCGTCATCGCCGCCGGACTCGGCTGGACCGCCCCGAACTGGGTCGGCGCGGCACTGGCCGCCTCCGCCCTGGCCCTCGCCCTGGTCTCCGGCGCGCTGGAACGCCGTACGGGGACCCGCGCGGGCGGCGAAGGCGGCAGCCGGGTCATCGCGGCCGGCGCCCCGACGGTGACCGCAGCCGCCGTACCGGCCCGCCACTGA
- a CDS encoding MarR family winged helix-turn-helix transcriptional regulator, with translation MTATDSALTALSQGWCALSLLHGRIETHIERALQAGHDLSVREYSLLDVLSRQHSGPGGHLRMHQVAESVVLSQSATTRLVSRLEDRGLLSRYLCDTDRRGIYTEVSAAGLELLAEARPTNDTALREALAEASHDPELALLVAAVRNTPAADRGIQANQTA, from the coding sequence ATGACGGCCACGGACAGCGCACTCACCGCCCTCTCCCAGGGCTGGTGCGCCCTCTCCCTCCTGCACGGGCGGATCGAGACGCACATCGAGCGCGCGCTCCAGGCCGGACACGACCTGAGCGTGCGCGAGTACTCCCTGCTCGACGTCCTCAGCCGCCAGCACAGCGGCCCCGGCGGCCACCTGCGCATGCACCAGGTCGCGGAATCGGTGGTGCTCAGCCAGAGCGCGACGACCCGGCTGGTCAGCCGGCTGGAGGACCGCGGGCTGCTCAGCCGCTACCTGTGCGACACCGACCGCCGGGGCATCTACACCGAAGTCAGCGCGGCCGGCCTGGAACTCCTGGCCGAGGCCCGCCCCACCAACGACACCGCCCTGCGCGAGGCCCTGGCCGAGGCGTCGCACGATCCGGAACTCGCCCTGCTGGTGGCCGCGGTACGGAACACCCCGGCGGCGGACCGGGGGATCCAGGCGAACCAGACGGCCTAG
- a CDS encoding GNAT family N-acetyltransferase, with product MNDTTTHGIRIRPGGPADVPAVLDMLDSAVAWMNARGNTEQWGTIPYSRIPGGVERVQRYTTENSPYLAELDGMPVGALVLDSGPSPKMPMIEPAGEPERYVRLLVSDRRHAGLGIGAALLARAVEETRRAGVELLRVDCWAGGTGELVAYYERNGFTRTAGFLSGTWPGQVLARRV from the coding sequence ATGAACGACACCACGACCCACGGCATACGGATCCGGCCGGGTGGTCCGGCGGACGTTCCGGCCGTTCTGGACATGCTCGACTCCGCGGTGGCCTGGATGAACGCCCGCGGGAACACCGAGCAGTGGGGGACGATCCCGTACTCGCGCATTCCCGGCGGGGTGGAGCGCGTCCAGCGGTACACGACCGAGAACTCCCCGTACCTCGCGGAGCTGGACGGGATGCCCGTCGGAGCCCTGGTACTGGACTCCGGGCCCAGCCCGAAGATGCCGATGATCGAGCCGGCCGGGGAACCCGAGCGGTACGTGCGGCTGCTGGTCTCCGACCGGCGCCACGCCGGCCTGGGCATCGGCGCCGCGCTGCTGGCCCGGGCCGTGGAGGAGACCAGGCGGGCCGGCGTGGAGCTGCTGCGCGTCGACTGCTGGGCGGGCGGCACAGGCGAACTGGTCGCGTACTACGAGCGCAACGGCTTCACCCGCACCGCCGGCTTCCTCTCCGGCACCTGGCCGGGCCAGGTACTGGCCCGGCGGGTCTAG
- a CDS encoding helix-turn-helix domain-containing protein: MWHVVSSGGVPAGERFDWYADIISREVMPAALSSERPAEFQGEAAVVDLGPLRASKFTLSPLRSRRTPALIRRGDPEQYQLALLRSGVTSMSQHRNACTVGAGDLMLWDTSLPSDNTMLAEGGQVRATILMLPRDVLPLRPERLERLLARRIPGDRGIAAILASFMTALEDHAAECEPQELARLGAVAVDLATACLAQHLNAEDRIPSEARTEVLLRRINAFIEHNLGDPELAPPAIAARHNISVRGLHQLFQGQGESVGARIRRRRLEECRADLARPELAAHRVQSIAARWGFGGPAVFSRSFREAYGLTPSEYRALSHRGTD; the protein is encoded by the coding sequence ATGTGGCACGTGGTGTCGTCGGGCGGGGTGCCGGCGGGGGAGCGGTTCGACTGGTACGCCGACATCATCTCGCGCGAGGTGATGCCGGCCGCCCTCAGCAGCGAGCGCCCGGCCGAGTTCCAGGGGGAGGCCGCCGTAGTGGACCTGGGGCCCCTGCGCGCGTCCAAGTTCACCCTGTCGCCCCTGCGTTCGCGGCGCACTCCCGCGCTGATCAGGCGCGGCGATCCGGAGCAGTACCAACTGGCCCTGCTGCGCTCGGGCGTCACGTCGATGTCCCAGCACCGCAACGCGTGCACGGTCGGGGCCGGGGACCTCATGCTGTGGGACACCTCGCTCCCCTCCGACAACACGATGCTCGCGGAGGGCGGCCAGGTGCGGGCGACGATCCTGATGCTCCCCAGGGACGTGCTGCCGCTGCGTCCCGAGCGGTTGGAGCGGCTGCTGGCCCGCCGGATACCGGGTGACCGTGGCATCGCGGCGATCCTGGCCTCCTTCATGACCGCCCTGGAGGACCACGCCGCCGAATGCGAGCCGCAGGAACTGGCCCGGCTCGGCGCGGTCGCCGTCGACCTCGCCACGGCTTGCCTGGCCCAGCACCTGAACGCCGAGGACCGGATCCCCTCCGAAGCCCGCACGGAGGTCCTCCTACGGCGGATCAACGCCTTCATCGAGCACAACCTCGGGGACCCGGAGCTGGCCCCGCCCGCCATCGCGGCCCGCCACAACATCTCGGTGCGCGGGCTCCACCAGCTCTTCCAGGGGCAGGGGGAGAGCGTCGGGGCCCGGATCCGGCGGCGCCGCCTCGAAGAGTGCCGCGCCGACCTGGCCCGGCCCGAACTCGCCGCCCACCGGGTGCAGTCCATCGCCGCCCGCTGGGGCTTCGGCGGACCCGCGGTCTTCAGCCGCTCCTTCCGCGAGGCGTACGGGCTCACGCCCTCGGAGTACCGCGCGCTGAGCCACCGCGGCACCGATTAG
- a CDS encoding SigE family RNA polymerase sigma factor, with product MLHLAPSAGPAAPGFDRPWRGLWSFLLRRERSSAQAPPAPPEPYRHGYTYGHPSEEGGPPPTVTELYHAHRLRMVRLAVLLVDDLGTAEDVVQDAFTALYRRHGERITEVDNALGYLRTAVVNTARSVLRRRRTARAWTPQAPADVPSAEASVVLDEAHREVLAALGRLTPRRRQVLVLRYWADLSEAEIAETLGISRGAVKSNASRGLDALERILEGRI from the coding sequence GTGCTCCACCTCGCACCATCCGCCGGCCCCGCCGCGCCCGGTTTCGACCGGCCGTGGCGGGGCTTGTGGTCGTTCCTGCTGCGCCGTGAGCGCTCCTCGGCGCAGGCCCCGCCCGCGCCGCCGGAGCCGTACCGGCACGGGTACACGTACGGCCATCCCTCCGAGGAGGGCGGCCCGCCGCCCACCGTGACCGAGCTCTACCACGCCCACCGGCTGCGGATGGTCCGGCTGGCGGTGCTGCTGGTCGACGATCTCGGTACCGCCGAAGACGTGGTGCAGGACGCCTTCACGGCGCTGTACCGGCGCCACGGCGAGCGGATAACCGAGGTGGACAACGCCCTGGGCTACCTGCGCACCGCCGTCGTCAACACCGCCCGGTCCGTGCTGCGCCGCCGTCGGACCGCCCGCGCGTGGACCCCGCAGGCACCCGCCGACGTGCCCTCCGCCGAGGCGTCCGTGGTCCTCGACGAGGCGCACCGCGAAGTCCTCGCCGCGCTGGGGCGGCTGACGCCGAGGCGGCGGCAGGTCCTCGTGCTGCGCTACTGGGCGGACCTCAGCGAGGCGGAGATCGCCGAGACGCTGGGGATCAGCCGTGGGGCGGTCAAATCGAACGCGAGCCGTGGGCTGGACGCGCTGGAGCGGATTCTGGAGGGTCGGATATGA
- a CDS encoding LPXTG cell wall anchor domain-containing protein, with protein sequence MKNLKRAPLSVRRAAGLAAAAAGVAVALAGPASAAQGASATPTATAPAPAPSTAPSAAPSAPAPSVSRPPSATPSAAPSVRPSASPTVAPGGTPTAVPSAAPSAAPASPGGSELAHTGSSATNAALGAGAAVLITAGAATLYTVRRRANG encoded by the coding sequence GTGAAGAACCTGAAGCGCGCCCCGCTGTCCGTCCGCAGGGCGGCGGGCCTCGCCGCCGCCGCAGCCGGGGTGGCCGTCGCGCTGGCCGGGCCGGCCTCCGCCGCACAAGGGGCGTCCGCCACGCCCACCGCGACCGCACCCGCGCCCGCGCCGAGCACCGCGCCGAGCGCGGCCCCCTCGGCCCCCGCGCCCTCGGTGAGCCGGCCCCCGAGCGCGACGCCGAGCGCGGCCCCCAGCGTCCGCCCGAGCGCGTCCCCGACCGTCGCCCCGGGCGGGACGCCGACCGCCGTCCCGAGCGCGGCTCCGAGCGCCGCCCCCGCCTCACCCGGCGGGTCCGAGCTCGCGCATACTGGCTCCTCCGCCACCAACGCCGCACTCGGCGCCGGGGCCGCCGTGCTGATCACCGCCGGGGCCGCGACCCTGTACACCGTGCGGCGCCGCGCCAACGGCTGA
- the pdxR gene encoding MocR-like pyridoxine biosynthesis transcription factor PdxR produces the protein MNEEAVNEAAPGESAGSDFLQLDIGRAPAGGRTDWLADRLRAAIADGTLAVGSRLPASRVLAAELRVSRGLVTEAYQRLAETGQVAGRGRAGTVVVAAPVTERPTPARSGPSGVPDPAGPFTPGPRGGPVDALRAAPCRIDLSPGAPDLTAFPRTAWLQAERRVLAELTPADFGYGNPQGAPALREAIVGWLALNRGIRADPDEVVVVAGVAQALGLLAQVLRAEGVRRVAVEDPGSLGARQQLRHGGMEILPVPVDGGGIDTAALAAGPAQAVVLTPAHQFPTGVVLDGERRRELLGWAAAGGVVIEDDYDAEHRYDRAPVPALRALLPEAVCYTGSVSKLLAPALRLGWLLVPRRRLDAVIEAKRYADLGNPVLAQLVLARLMASGELERHLRFVRRRHRTRRDAMLRAIAAELPGARVHGAAAGLHLMVAFDGDAPGPGGIDDRALDDRALGGGAPDAPALDDTVLAAAALELGVKAHPLSWHRVNPGPPGLVLGYAAGTVGEIEEGVAVIGTVLRRLREERGSRGSRASRRV, from the coding sequence GTGAACGAAGAAGCGGTGAACGAAGCAGCGCCAGGAGAGAGCGCCGGATCGGACTTCCTCCAGCTCGACATCGGCCGCGCCCCGGCCGGCGGCCGCACCGACTGGCTCGCCGACCGGCTGCGCGCCGCCATCGCCGACGGCACGCTCGCCGTCGGCAGCAGGCTCCCGGCCAGCCGCGTCCTCGCCGCCGAACTGCGGGTCTCCCGGGGGCTGGTCACCGAGGCCTACCAGCGGCTGGCGGAGACCGGCCAGGTGGCCGGCCGCGGCCGGGCCGGGACCGTCGTGGTCGCCGCGCCGGTGACCGAGCGGCCGACCCCGGCCCGGTCCGGCCCCTCCGGAGTCCCGGATCCGGCCGGCCCGTTCACCCCGGGGCCACGGGGCGGACCCGTCGACGCGCTGCGCGCCGCCCCGTGCCGGATCGACCTCTCGCCCGGCGCGCCCGACCTGACCGCCTTCCCGCGCACGGCCTGGCTCCAGGCCGAGCGCCGGGTCCTCGCCGAGCTCACCCCCGCCGACTTCGGCTACGGGAACCCGCAGGGCGCCCCCGCCCTGCGCGAGGCGATCGTCGGCTGGCTCGCCCTGAACCGAGGGATCCGCGCCGACCCCGACGAGGTGGTCGTGGTGGCGGGCGTGGCCCAGGCGCTGGGACTGCTGGCCCAAGTGCTGCGCGCGGAGGGCGTACGGCGCGTGGCCGTGGAGGACCCCGGCTCGCTCGGGGCGCGCCAGCAGCTGCGGCACGGGGGCATGGAGATCCTGCCCGTACCGGTGGACGGGGGCGGCATCGACACCGCCGCCCTGGCCGCCGGCCCGGCCCAGGCGGTGGTGCTGACCCCGGCGCACCAGTTCCCGACCGGGGTCGTCCTCGACGGAGAGCGGCGCCGCGAACTCCTCGGCTGGGCGGCGGCCGGGGGAGTCGTCATCGAGGACGACTACGACGCCGAACACCGCTACGACCGCGCCCCCGTCCCCGCCCTGCGGGCCCTGCTCCCGGAGGCCGTCTGCTACACCGGCAGCGTCTCCAAGCTCCTCGCCCCCGCCCTGCGCCTGGGCTGGCTGCTGGTCCCGCGACGCCGGCTGGACGCGGTGATCGAGGCCAAGCGCTACGCCGACCTCGGCAATCCCGTTCTCGCCCAGCTGGTGCTGGCCCGGCTGATGGCCTCGGGGGAGTTGGAGCGCCACCTGCGCTTCGTACGCCGCCGCCACCGGACCCGGCGGGACGCGATGCTCCGCGCGATCGCCGCCGAACTGCCCGGCGCGCGGGTGCACGGGGCGGCGGCCGGGCTGCACCTGATGGTCGCCTTCGACGGGGATGCCCCCGGGCCCGGCGGCATCGACGACAGGGCACTCGACGACAGGGCACTCGGCGGCGGGGCACCCGACGCCCCGGCCCTCGACGACACGGTCCTCGCCGCCGCGGCTCTGGAGCTCGGGGTCAAGGCGCACCCGCTGTCCTGGCACCGGGTGAACCCGGGACCGCCGGGCCTGGTGCTCGGCTACGCGGCGGGCACGGTGGGGGAGATCGAGGAGGGGGTGGCCGTCATCGGCACGGTCCTGCGGCGACTGCGGGAGGAGCGGGGCTCGCGGGGGTCACGGGCGTCGCGCCGGGTCTGA
- a CDS encoding DMT family transporter yields the protein MSTSPPSSRQLRDLAPGIAGMALVGSSVTVSHSLVDAPLFGVQAARYAVAALLLFGLARLARVRVRAPRGREWLWLAGVAATGLVLFNVAVVRGVAHAEPAVIAVAVASAPILLGVIGPLLEGRGPSPRVVVAALVVVAGAVLVEGTGRTDAAGVGWAALALGCEAAFTLLAVPVLRRHGPWGVSLHAVWLGAVMLAVLTVCVEGPSELVSVSPRQWAAAGYLAVLVTAVAFLLWYRTVAAVGAGRAGLLAGVAPLAAAGAGAVTGGGVPGPAVWLGLAVVVAGLAVGLRPERTPGGPAVAPGAPVAPIAPVAPVDPGAPVAPGTPIAPPARMPRNAQESAAP from the coding sequence ATGAGTACCTCGCCCCCTTCGTCCCGGCAGTTGCGCGACCTCGCCCCCGGCATCGCCGGCATGGCCCTGGTCGGCAGCAGCGTCACCGTCTCCCACTCCCTCGTGGACGCCCCGCTCTTCGGCGTGCAGGCCGCCCGGTACGCGGTGGCCGCGCTGCTCCTCTTCGGTCTGGCCCGCCTCGCCCGGGTGCGGGTCAGGGCCCCGCGCGGCCGGGAGTGGCTGTGGCTGGCCGGGGTCGCCGCGACCGGGCTGGTGCTGTTCAACGTGGCCGTCGTACGGGGCGTCGCGCACGCGGAACCGGCCGTCATCGCCGTCGCCGTGGCCTCGGCGCCGATCCTGCTCGGGGTGATCGGGCCGCTGCTGGAGGGCCGCGGGCCCAGCCCCCGGGTGGTGGTGGCCGCACTGGTGGTCGTCGCCGGGGCGGTCCTGGTGGAGGGAACCGGCCGGACCGACGCCGCCGGGGTGGGCTGGGCCGCGCTCGCGCTGGGCTGCGAGGCCGCCTTCACCCTGCTCGCGGTACCGGTGCTGCGGCGCCACGGCCCGTGGGGTGTCTCCCTGCACGCGGTGTGGCTGGGCGCGGTGATGCTGGCGGTGCTCACGGTGTGCGTCGAGGGGCCTTCGGAGCTCGTGTCGGTGAGCCCGCGCCAGTGGGCGGCCGCCGGATACCTCGCCGTCCTGGTGACCGCGGTGGCCTTTCTCCTCTGGTACCGCACGGTGGCCGCGGTGGGCGCCGGCCGGGCCGGGCTGCTGGCCGGGGTGGCGCCGCTCGCCGCGGCGGGCGCGGGAGCCGTCACCGGCGGCGGGGTGCCGGGGCCGGCGGTGTGGCTGGGCCTGGCCGTGGTGGTCGCCGGGCTGGCGGTCGGACTCCGGCCGGAGCGGACCCCGGGCGGGCCGGCGGTCGCACCAGGCGCACCGGTCGCGCCGATCGCACCCGTCGCCCCGGTCGACCCCGGTGCGCCGGTCGCCCCCGGCACGCCGATCGCGCCGCCGGCGCGAATGCCTCGTAACGCCCAGGAGTCCGCGGCCCCTTGA
- a CDS encoding helix-turn-helix domain-containing protein: MATPPYSSWMRYFSPTANHRRLGLVCLGVGVQQGVLPVVGPRALDHHVAVVVCAGRGWFSHGGRAPQPVTAPALLWLVPGVEHHYGPDPQTGWDECFVDFAGHSVEAYTDLGYVTPDRPLVPLSGTAGVRHVVDGIVRAARLGGPLLEVEAAAAVHGLLVALRYARAEVSRHGDTVMDTLARDALLPISVAEHAARLGMTLPELRGAVRGSTGEGVKEYLLGIRLSRAKELLARTDLPVAGVARRVGYEDAAYFSRLFSRRVGVAPVRFRQQQSVQQQSPRWLQEPPTPVTAGSRC; encoded by the coding sequence ATGGCAACGCCTCCGTACAGCAGCTGGATGCGGTACTTCTCACCGACCGCCAACCACCGCCGGCTCGGGCTGGTGTGCCTGGGCGTGGGCGTGCAGCAGGGCGTGCTGCCGGTGGTCGGCCCGCGCGCCCTCGACCACCACGTCGCGGTGGTGGTGTGCGCCGGCCGGGGCTGGTTCAGCCACGGTGGACGGGCCCCGCAGCCGGTGACGGCCCCGGCGCTGCTGTGGCTCGTGCCCGGGGTGGAACACCACTACGGCCCCGATCCGCAGACCGGCTGGGACGAGTGCTTCGTGGACTTCGCGGGCCACAGCGTGGAGGCGTACACCGACCTCGGCTACGTCACCCCCGACCGCCCGCTGGTACCGCTCAGCGGCACGGCCGGGGTGCGGCACGTGGTCGACGGGATCGTCCGGGCGGCCCGGCTCGGCGGCCCCCTGCTGGAAGTGGAGGCCGCCGCCGCCGTGCACGGGCTGCTCGTCGCGCTGCGCTACGCCCGGGCCGAGGTGTCACGGCACGGGGACACCGTGATGGACACCCTGGCCCGGGACGCGCTGCTGCCGATCTCGGTGGCCGAGCACGCCGCCCGGCTCGGGATGACCCTCCCCGAGCTGCGCGGCGCGGTGCGGGGCAGTACCGGGGAGGGGGTCAAGGAGTACCTCCTCGGCATCCGCCTGAGCCGGGCGAAGGAACTGCTGGCCCGCACCGACCTGCCGGTCGCCGGGGTCGCCCGGCGGGTCGGTTACGAGGACGCCGCCTACTTCAGCCGGCTGTTCAGCCGCCGGGTGGGCGTGGCGCCCGTCCGGTTCCGCCAACAGCAGTCGGTGCAGCAGCAGTCGCCGCGGTGGCTCCAGGAGCCACCGACGCCCGTCACGGCAGGTAGCCGATGTTGA